The region TTTTAAGACCTAATTACTTCAAAACCACCCacgttgaattttttttcgtttataccctgaattaggaaaaaaatcatttgtacTTTTGTttgagtttttatattttatctctACTCCGAAGCATTAAATTACCTATTTTATCtggaaaaaattttaaaataatccttcaattttaatctatattcaaaataaatgttaatatattattcttctctaaatttaataaatatttttaaaattaatttttaataatttttaaaattaaaaaccgtaattttttatatataaaacaaaactaatttttattaaaattttcagGCGTAAAGGAGGAAATCCTCCTACTCCCCGAAGAAGATGAACGAACCTACTCATCTTCTCCCGGTGAAGATGAGCAGACATGCTCATATGTTTGCTCATTTTCTCTTGTGAAGATGAGCGGACCTGCTCATCTTCTTAGGCAAGGAGGTCGAGGTCCTACTCGCAtgaggaatttttttttatttgaaaaaataattatgtttcgACGGACGGTAGcgggtttataaattaaaagagtACGGTGAGCGGTAGTCGGTCGGAAGtgttttttttgatttatttaattttttaataaaattttaaaaaataataaattattagaatttatttgtatatttttaaaattgaacgattttttgttattttttcaaatgcaaacaaaatatgatataacccttttatttagttgtttttaatgttatcatccttaaactaattaaacaatCATTTGTACCCTTATtcagggtagaggtgaaacataagaACCCTTATTAATAAGggtacaaataaactttttcTAGGTAATAAtataaacggaaaaaaaatatcaacgTGAGTTATTTTTAAGCAATTAggctttttttttaaagtaagaAACCTTAATTTAGAGATATAACTATATAtgtattcttttaaatttaggtttagattaggtgttttttatattttaaaaacccAGTCTCTATCTATTAAAAacgaaataaaaagaatcataggtttgaaatgtttttgagaaataaaaatactataacACATTATTGTATTTGTTCAACGTGGATGGTTTTTAAGAGATCTTTGAAGacgtttcaatttaaaaagaaatacaaaaaaGTGCAAGACAAGATGCCATTTTGAGTAAAAGCTTGTATTTCAGAAATCAGAAAACGCACCCGAGTATCTCAACTAGGTTGACACCCTCTTAGCGTTTGCATCACGCTTCTAAAAACcagaaaatatattaaaaataaagtaaaaaattttacaaaacaaaccaaaacaaTTAGCAGAATCTATAAGATGTCTGCCTACTAAAATCCTGATAAATTGTAGAATTACAAAAATTTGGCACAGAAGACCACAAAATATAAGATGCAGTTGTAGCTCCATATTTTGCAATCAAAGTGAGTAAACTCTTTTTATTCCAATAATCTTGTTGTGAACCCGTCATTGGTAAAATTATGAATCTAACAATTATatcattaatcaaattaaatggatctggttttgaatttaataaataaattttaattcttatGCACCAATCAAACCCAACATCATTATATAAAGAAATAGAATTGATTAGTTAAAAATTATCAACTCTGGCCAATCTCGATCATGCACTCTAATGTTTGGACCGCGAGTCCTAAATCTGACCCCAAAGCTTCAATATGTCTCTAACCTCGGCCTGAGACTTGAGACATAGCCCTGAGTCTCGGATGCTGGCCGCTACCTGAGTCTTGATCCTGATCACGAGTACTAAGTCCCGATCCCAACTCTGGATCATGACCACGACATCGAGATTTAAACGTTAACCCAATGTGAGTCTCAAATCTGATCTAAACTTGAGTCTCGAGTTTCAAACACAATCTTGATTTTGATCTCTAGTCTCAACCGCAACCCTGACACTGAATTCCAACCCGACCCTAACCCTAAGTTTTGAATCCAGCCCGAGTCTCAAGTCCGACCTGAGTTTGACCCAACCCGTGTCCTTATATGACTTTGAGATTTCGACTCGACCCCGAAGatagtaaatttttaattcaattctaTTTCATTAGATAATCTTTCTAATTAAGATACAAACCAACaaaatctatatctataatttatctataacatatataaaagtgtattatGGGGGAACCCTTCAATTtatggacaaaaataccctttttataattgtagaatttaactattaaaaatctTCTCTAATCCTAATCAACCACTTACACttacatgaaaataaaaattctctACATGTCTTCTTAACATTAAATATCAAAAGTTTTCCTACTCCTAATGAACCACTTGAAAATTATTCCTAATCCTAATCAATTACATTATACTCTATgaataacatataaatataaaaaaattaaaaaattatgttatgaataacataaaagtataaaaattaaaaaaattacgtttgactattttaaatataaataataaataataaatatttatacttaatgaaatgtatatataataaatcatataaactttatatttattattataaataataaattagcaGAGCATTTTACTAATCACGATGTATATCACatctaaacaaaattaaataaattaagagtataattttaaataaataatatcaaatagGTTCACGAACATGCCTATGTAAATTTTGGGAGTTATAATTTATGGATCTAAGAATCATTTGtaactaataaattttatattgtatAGGCTTTGTATGATCATATATATTAGTTTATTAATatcactaatttaattttaaatttatataatattaaatatagatGACAATTAATGTTAAAAAAGAAAACCACCGtgacaattttaaatataaaatctcaatacgtatataattaaaaattactttcaaatataaaccataaaaataataaaagtataaCTCACGTGCACATCAAACTAGTTAGTATGAAAATATGATTTGTGTTCGAATTAGGCTAACAAAcaaataaatctttaaaatttatttaatcttCTTCAATTCCACATTAATtgcaaataatttaaaaaaaaaaaacatatggtAGGACATAGCACCTAATTTTGGTACTACTATATGCTTACATAaatcacaaaacaaaaacaaccttaatcaaatttaacatataaaaatgTGTTAATTAGCTATATGTCCTCGAACATgcaaaaaaatgatagttccaGGACACGTCAGAGCAGTCATTAATTCTCTCCTTCCCTTAAAATGAATCAAGAGAATTGATTTCGAGAAGAAAATGTCTGTCCAGAGCTCCAAGTTGAAGGGACGACATTGAAAAATTGGTGCGTCTTTCCATCAACCAAAGTGAGCTTAAACGACAGCGTTTGGCGTCGAAGGTCGACATTACTTTGCCAGTTTGCACCCCAGTTTCTGTGCATGGGTAGCCATGTTCTGGTTCTAGACCCTCTGAGCCATGCAGACTTAATATCGCCACTGCCTCCAACGTTCGAAATCATtatcaaattgaaatttgattgTCCTCTTATTGTGAAATGAACTCCTCCTCTCCTTTTGCAAGCCACCctttataattttcaaaaaataatactctaattaaaacaataaaaataattacgtaaaaaataaatgaaattatcaTTGTTGAAATTCATGtttagataattttaaaaaatttctaatCTGTAAGCCTAAATTTTTGTGATTAATGCTATTCATCTAATCCTTGTTTCCAGATCTAAttagtataatattttttaactgtCTCGttttaattgattattttttatttataaaataatctttgttttttatttcctttttcacTATTTTGAAACTAAATAGTTTTGGTTAGAAAAGTTTTCAGAAAGGTATGATACATGTATTGTAAcatgaaaatttgaaaataacatTATACattatttatgataaaaaaacaaggcttaatcaccaaaataacccccaccttttagccccttttcagttgtaccctgacgttgcaatttcgtcagctgcaccctaattcgcacctttagatttcaattccaccctcaaaatcaaattggactctttttcactcgggaaaaattcataaaactcCTTATAAAGTAcccgtttgaactctttttcacacaaaaagttaaaaatggatgacttattttaactttttccaaatagagaagagatcaatttagtacttaagggtggaattgaaaaccaaaggtgctaattagggtgcaactgacaaaattgcaacgtcaagGTGCATttaaaaaggggctaaaaggtggggagTTTtctggtgattaagccaaaaaaacaATATACATGAATTCACTCAATTAGATTGAGATAAAGAGAGCATTATTCTTTCAGGAGATATGAAGCCGATGCaaaactcaaaaataaattcatatatatatatatgagattttataaataaataaaaagttacaaatagaatgattataattttcattttcattttcattttattctttttaaagtTAGTAATATTGTCATCTAAATAATGTTCATTTCCCACAAATTAGACTAATTAAATTTCTTGATCTAAATTTGTGACTTTTAAATTTGACTTAATAAGTACTCGTTTTTTGTTCAAATCGAGTCTTCATGAACCTCTCTCAAAACAAATTTACTATCTAACAAAATGGTGAAGTTCACTTATGATCTACAATGAATATAGGGATGTAATTTTAGGTAGTGTAAGTTATGTAACTTTGGATGTTACCTTGTATAAAGAACAGGAACTATGCCTTCATTGCCTCGTCTTGCAATTCGTAGAAAAGCAGGCATCGACATGTCGAAGTGATGTCGAGGAGGATTACACCACCCTCCGTTGTTGTTCGACGGGCAGAAATTGGTGGCCGTAATAGTCACAATACCACCCCGGAGACACCACTTAGGGTCAGCTTTATAGTCGCACATTACTTGGTAGCAAGCACCACATGCCTCTCCATTTCTAAACAGTGCACCACTCAAAGCTGTTGTGTGCACTCCAAAACCAGCATGAAATGTATTATCATAGCCGCAAGCTCCTCCTGTTAGGTTCATAACATATGTTGAGATGATCAAACATAATTATATTGGAACAACCCATGTGCTATATCCtatatttatatagatatatgcACCATTATTTGGAATAATCATGCATTTACTATACATATTTCTATAATTCTTAGCTGCTTTATTCCTTTTGTTccattctaattaataaaattttcttggaaaaatattatattttaattgataatcTTTTAGTAACTTATTTTTGacttgatttataatttttatcttcttcataattatattttatttcatcatttatttattctttttaattgatactttaaatataatttgtaaaaacttttgaaattatcgaacaaaattgatagtaaaattatttataatatatttttgacaATTACATTGACCGGTGCCTCGCTCTCGTATCCTTTGCCGTAGACTATGTATTACGGGTTAtgtttttcttataaaattcataaaaatataattatttttttccatacttaaatattttactGGAAATTAAATACATTATGAAAAACGATTccaattatttttagaattcaCATTACAACATTTTTAAGTAATTGGTGTCATGATATGCTACTCGCACATATGacattttttacatatataagTAAAATCCAtgcatgaaaataaatattacttaCCAAGAGTAGTGGGATTCTGATTGGCACCATAGAATGTAGCATGAGCATTAATCCAACCATTACCTTGACAATTAATCCCCACAAGAAAAGTACCtgaaatacataaaaaatacaaacacaaAACACTAGAAAGATTGACAATCATAGGCCCCATTTTCTTGcaaaacaatcaaacaaggaAACTatcttaaattgatcaaaagtgTACGCCATTTTATACAACTCCAGTACGCGGTTGTCGGTgattttaatacaaaaattatgGATCTAAGCCATTTATTGTCTTAGTCAGaatattatatgtatatattggaACTTATTTTTCTTcagattttaataaataaaaccgCGTTTTATCACGTTCCATAAAGTACGTGAAATATGTACGATTTGTAGTAACAGAAAATGGGCATGATTGAGCAACTGCATGTGATGGTTTATTTGCTTTTATATCAGCTAGCAGTCGGTGTTTCTAAGATAGTATGGTACTAGTTTGTAGAAATTCTATGGACTATGTGTAGTAACACTGTTTTAAAGATAGAATCGGTAGCTGAAGTTGGCTTGGGGTTCCAAGTTCAACCGATTTAATTGGTTCaataatttaaatacaaaattcatatatgtactttttttttctagGATAAAtcaacatatttaaaaatatttaaacacgTACTTacaattctaattaaaaaatggatgatctttttaaattgatcaaattctaattaattgaTGGACTCTGATTTCTTAACAGATGTTAACCTGTTAATTAATGTTAGACTACTGATCAGATGGTGGTTGTCCAATGAGCACTTCGATGCTTAagttaatattaagtttaaaagaattttaattGCAATTTGTAATTAGTCTGTGTATAAGTATATCTCAAGTTCTTTTGTTTTGGTTGTCCATCCGATTTTCAGGTTTcaccctgactaatccggatcttACCCGCGCCGCGCATCTGGCACGGTGGTGAGTCTGCCAGTAgggattttctgcattcacaaggctCAAACCCGAGATCTTacttaagcgatatcaagccgcttaccacttggatcAACCCCCGTTGGTTATACCTCAAGTCCTTTTATCGTGAGTATGGAGGAACACGGAAAAATAATTCCTACTTAGCATATGAGtccaaatatgaaaaaaattcatatttggCATGTGAGTCTATTTAGTAATAAGTcttttaaatgataattttgAATAGGAATATAATTAGAATAGGAATGTCTTTTGTTATTCTAGAAGATCTGAGTTCTAGAATCTCCTTCTTTATCGGTATTGAATTATATTGAGATTCTAAATCTTTGAGTATCTGCATTCGGATCTGATTACCGAATCCCATAAGATTCGATCTTGTGCTTATTTAGGCGAATCAGTGAATGAGGACTGGGTTTTCAGTAGCTCGAACTTGGTTCTCTTTGATTTAATATCATTCTTTGGCGAGTTCCTAGGTCCTCCTTGCTGGGCGAATCCCACAGAACCGTTCATAAGATTACTATCATTTTCTCTCCCGCAAGTAAGCTAATATCTCGGTATTTATgcctttttatattttcagcTTTATTTGGCGAGTCTTTTAAGATCATCGACGAATCTCTCCAATTTCTCTTTTTACTTTATCATTTGACATGTGTTCATGATAGATCATGGATTTTTGACTTGTGTCACTGCGATTGCCACATGTCTTTCATCCTGCGTATGTCGTAGGGTTTCAATCATTTTCGTTTTATTGGGATTCATGCGTGCATGtacttcatcttttttcttttcttcttctttattttttgtttagtgAATTTTTCTCGAAGTTTCTCTCTCTAAATatggatattattttttatatttgaatcttttaagattttttattttcgggTTTCTCTTTATCTTCCGTTTGATCTGCTATACTTTGTCTCCAGgcatttagttgtttttttagCGGTTTCTTCTTTAAATTACTGGTTTGTGCATCATTTCTCTTTATGTTCTTGatgttcttcattttttttggtattcCTCGTTTTGATTTAtcactttttttaattgaaatattttgttGTTCATTCCTCTTCCCCCCGAACTTCGAAAATGGCTAATAGGAAAGAAAAGCGCTAGATCGCCATAGATTGCACAATTCTTAGGAATTCTACCCTCTCGCATAAGTAAGTTCTTGAAATACATTCAAAGTATGATTTTCCCGTAGGATATGAGGTTAAAAAAACCCGAATCCGTTTTTAGGACGCATTGTTATTCTGGTTCGCCTAAGGAGATTGTTTTATTTGAGGAACATTTCCTTGCCGGACTTAGGTTTCCTTTATATCCTTTCATTTTTTATGTATGTCGCGAGTTAGATATTACTCCTGGACACCTTCACCCGGATACTATCCGAGTCCTCGTTTTCTTCGTAGAGTCTTGTTGACTTTAGGGGCAGTCCCCTTCGATAAATGTCTTAAATTCTTTTTGTTCTTTGTGTCATAATGAcgagatttttatttttgctaatGGTAGACAAGGGCGGTCTATCATTAAGTTACCCTGTTTTGAAGGTTGGAGGTTGAAATTTTTCTTGGTTAGGCATGACTTCACATTTTCTAATATCTTTAAgggtttttctttctttaagcTGAAactttctccttcttcttctcctttgATGAGTCTAACTTAGATGCCGAATTAACGCTTCAATGTGAGATGGCGAACCTTTAGTGTCCATTCTAGTGAATAAGTACCTTAGGCATCGATCGATGCCTTTGGAGGACCCCCTAAACGGCTTGTTGATTTTTCACTTGAAGAGTTTACCGAAGGTAATTCTCTGACTTGCTTTTTTTTGTACGATGAATACTGATCTAGATCAAATCTTTTTTGGTTTTGAAGTAGATTTATCTACTCTGATGGGCGAGGTTGTCAACACTGCTCCTTTAGAGGATGTGTGTGCCGAAGAGTACGGTCCTCTTGAGATATAGAACCAACCTGATGTGGGGGCACAACCTCTAGATTAGGTTGCTGGTGTTATTATAGTTGGTTATTTCGGTAAGGCTACATTTGCTCCTAACGATGCTATACTGGCTTCAGATGAAGTTGTATTTTCCTTAGGCAAGGTTATTCCTATTTTTTCCAGTGGAGAGGATCCTCCTAAGAAGAAATGAAAGAGGCTTGGTAAGAAATTTTCTTCAAATGACACGCCAAATTTAGGCGATATGTCGAATATCGTTGAGTAGGTCGAATTAAAGAATCCACTCTGGCTTCCTAGTGTTGATGTTCTTCATGGTTTTATGGAGAATATATTTTATTGACGATATTAAAGCCTTTGAAAAGGAGACCAATGAGGACTTAACCCATCTTGCCCGCCTTAACAATCTCTCgatgtgttttgttttatttcttcatattttctttcattgatttcttttatttctttgcattcttttttgtttatttctttaGCAATTCTTCTTTGGAGGATGTTCAAGCGATTATTATTTTGGATGATTATCGTCGAGCTGCTGCTGATGAGGTGAGGAGGATGAAAATGCTGCTTGCCGAGTCAGAGTCTAAAAAGACAAGACTTCGGAATGCATTAAAGGAGCATGATCCGCTCTTATTAGAGTTGAAAGTTACTAACGCAGTTTGGGAAGGCGAGTTGCAATTTTTAAAAGCCGTGCTTCCGTGCTAACTCGGGAAATCGAGATTCTTATCGTTGCTAGCTCGTATATTGTTGCTGAGAGGGATCAAATGAGAGCTAAAGTAGAGAGACTTTATATTCAGCTTTTGCATACGAAGTCCTTTTACTCAGCGCTTATGGGCAAGTACATGCTTGTTGTCAATGCGAAGTTGCAAGAGCAAAATACCGAGATAGATTTTTATGGCGTCGACCAACTGGATCCTAAGAGCTTGGCCGAGGCCATGATAGTTAAGTTAAAGAGAGACAAGGCTGAGTCTCCAGCGAAGGATtctttagtttgatttttgttgTGGCGAATCTACTCATGATCGCctttgtatttttgttttttgattaatgaaaaaTTCTTTTGCAATTTTATGTGATAGGGGTTAGTTTAAATCCTTATTTGAATCGAACATTTTTTATCGTTTATTTCAAGAGTTATTCTAAACTCTAATTTAGCTTTTAAGGTTAATCTAaacaccttaattttttttagaaccaATCTAATTCTATTTCATTATTGTTATCTTTTGGAATTCTTAAGGTTGATGTAAACCTTAATCAATCTCAATTTTACTTCAATTTTTGTACAGTAGCTTATTTGAgtttattctttatttattgtttttttgtaTCTTCTTTTGAGGGTTTTAGACCCTTTTTATTTAAGATTCTTTTCTCTTGTTTAAGGGTTTTAGacactttttatttaaaattcatttgaacttaTCTTCTTTTGAGGGTTTCAAACTGTTTTTGTTTAAGATTCATTTGAACCTATCTTGTTTTGAGGGTTTCAAACCCTTTTTGTTCAAGATTCATCTGAATCTATCTCTTGTTTCAGGGTTTCAGATCCTTTTGTTCAAGATTCATCTGAATCTATTTTTTGAGGGTTTGATACCCTTTTTGTTCAAGATTTCCCTAAATCtatctttttttcaatttttacgtCGGGAGTAAACAATCTTTATTGATGATAAATATGTGCTTACAAACTAACATGGAAATAAAAGAACATTTAAAGTTTCCCCAAGTAGATTCGGCGTCCCTACTGGTGATGGGTCATCTCGGTTGGGTTCCTAGAGCTTTTCTACCGATTCGTCATAgcattttttgctatttttgaTCTCCTCTTATTATAACGACTTCTTTCTCGGTCGGTATTTTCATGGCGAGTGCTCTTATGCTGGTTACAACTGCCGAATCATGAAGGAAAAGCCTTCTTAGGATGACATTGTATGTAATATTCATATCCACTATATTGAATAGTGTGATAATTTTATTGTTCATCCCTTTTTCTGGACCTACCATTACAGTTAAGGCCACTGCCTGCAAGAGATTGATTGGTGGTCCATCGAGTTCCGAGAGCGGGATGGGACTCTCTGGAGTTTAGCTACTATACCGCCGAACCTTTTATAGGCAACGTCATTTGTTAAATTCACATCGCTTACTTCGTCTATTAATATTCTTTCCATGTTCCAGTTCTCAATTACTATTGTCACCTCTAGAGTATTTTTGTTTGGTGCTTTGACATGTTCGTAATCTTTATTGTCAAACGTTACCGCTAGCATCGGAGATTCTCTTATCTTTAGaacttctctttttttttcataatggaGCAAATGCTTGATCCTCCACAATTGATCATGTGAATCGTTCCCATGATCTTGCTAggcctcttttttttttttatctttaggCTTTTCATCCCTGTATCTTTTCTCTCCATAGCTATCATGGCTCCCACTTTTCTTTGAGACAAACTTCTTGAGTTCGCATGCTTCAATCATTCTTCCTATTTCCATTTTAAAGTCCCGGCATTGCTCAATGTAATGCATATGCTCTTCGTGGAATTTGCAGAATTTCTTTATATCACGAGTGGTTGCTCTCATATTTAGAGGTCATTGCACATTCGTCCATTTTCTTTTATCCATATTTCAGTCTTGTTAGTGGTGATAGGGGTATAATTTCTTTCATCATCTTTATTATCAGATCTGTTGTTAATATATGTTGTACGGGGCAAATCGCCTGTTTTCCTCTTGTCTGTGACTCTTCTCTTCTCAGTTGCTGGTTTTTTCTTTCTGTCTTTCTTGCTTGGATTTTTTGGCTTTTTCCTCTTCTCCTTTAGGGCTCTTCGGCCTTCAACTAGCTCAAAGTATCTTTGAGCGATTCCCATTAAGTTTGAGAAGGTTGTTGGCTTGTGTTGATTAATAGCTTGTCTATCATTTTTGATAAATCTAGTTCCTTCTATGAGGGCCTCACTTTCCATGTCGCATtcaaattgtcaattttcataGCATGTCTATTGAATCTTTTTATGTGGCTTCGTAGAGTTTCTCACTCTTCTTGGATACACGCTCTTAGTATGTTTATAGTAATCTTTTTCAGTTATATTTGTCAGTTACCTATTTAGGAACTCATTCGAGAGGGTGGTGTAATTTTTGATGGAATGAGGTTTCTACCTGTTGAACCATCTTTGGGCAGTTCCTGTGGCGTTGTGGGGAAGACTCGACACATAATGGCGTCGGTTACGTTATGCAATCCCATTTTTGCATGAAAGCTTTAGGTATGATCTCTCGGATCTCCCTCCCCATTGAAAGTTGGCAGAGTTGGTAATTTCATGTTGTGAGGAATTGTTTCTTTCATATCTCGACCGATAAGGGCGAGCCTTTCAGCCTCAAGTCATTCAGGTCGAGTTCCTCTGCTTTTAGCTTTTTCAACGCCTTCGCTGTCGTTTCCTCCAAGTCATCCTCCGCCACGTACGTGGTTTTTCTCTCAGGGGGAGATTCAGAGGATTCTCCTTCGTCTTCCTTGTGGTTATTTCCTTTTCTTGGTTGCGATTTTTGTGGTCCTTTCTCCGTTCTTTTACTTCTTACGGGAGTCTATTCTTCATCTACGTGCTCGTTTATCCCAGGATTTTCTCCTTCACTTCTCGCATCGTTTCGTTCTTCATTGTTCCATGCATTTTTcctttatatttatagtttCTGGCTCATTCTTCGTTGTTTTGGTTAGTGTTTTCTTGGTTTTTTAGGTTTCTCCGTTTATATCTAGCATTTCTCCGAGTTTCTTGGCTTCTTCCTTCGTTTTTATTGTTTCAGACAGTGTTTCTCCGATTTTCCTTGTTTCTTCCTAGGTACTCTAAATGTTTCCTATGGCGGTTGATAGGAGGAGTCACAAACTCAGTcctttaaaaaattgatacgTTCTATGTGGGCCTTTGTCGCATTTCTTGCTTCCTCTTCTATTTTATCCAGGTTAT is a window of Mercurialis annua linkage group LG2, ddMerAnnu1.2, whole genome shotgun sequence DNA encoding:
- the LOC126669755 gene encoding expansin-A12 yields the protein MGPMIVNLSSVLCLYFLCISGTFLVGINCQGNGWINAHATFYGANQNPTTLGGACGYDNTFHAGFGVHTTALSGALFRNGEACGACYQVMCDYKADPKWCLRGGIVTITATNFCPSNNNGGWCNPPRHHFDMSMPAFLRIARRGNEGIVPVLYTRVACKRRGGVHFTIRGQSNFNLIMISNVGGSGDIKSAWLRGSRTRTWLPMHRNWGANWQSNVDLRRQTLSFKLTLVDGKTHQFFNVVPSTWSSGQTFSSRNQFS